In Nostoc edaphicum CCNP1411, the sequence GAGCGCCTGCTCTACACGAATTAAAAATTCCTGCTGTCCCTTAGCTTTGAGTGCCTCTACTTCCAGTTGGTGCTTGCGTTCTGCCACTTGAGAAGCAGTTCGGGCTTCATAAGCGTCTCCTTTTTGCTTGAAATAAAGTTTGTCGTCTGATAACAAGCAATAGGCGGCGTAACAATGAGGCGCGGCTGATTCCGAAAATAGCAAATTTGCCATCAGGTTTGGGGTGACTGTTTCCCCATCCTCAACCAGTAATTCCCAAGCTACCTCTAAGCTAGATGGGTCTACATAAGGCTTGACCTGTTCCAAAAAGCTGGCAATGTCAGAGGGCTTGTAAGTCTGTCCGGTAACTGTATAAGTTATTTGTCTAGGCGCGAGGCTGTGGGATTGACCACGTTCGTCTACCACAAACCAGCGGGTTTTACCGTCTGGACGTTCTACGATGCCCAGACGGCGATCGCCTTGAACCCTAAATTCAACTAGCGTCCCCTTCTCCACAACTCTCGCACTTTAATTTGGTGAACAGTTTAATTAAATAGTTTTAAGTTAGGAGTTAGGAGTTAGGAGTTTTGATTCTTAACTCATCACTCATCACTCATAACTCATCACTCTTTTTAGCCTTCCGCATTGATAAATGGCAACAAAGCCACAATCCGCGAACGCTTAATTGCTAATGTCAACTCTCGCTGTTGCTGAGACGTAAGCCCAGTAATCCGACGTGGCAATATTTTACCCCGCTCGGTGACAAACTTACGCAATAAATCAACATCTTTATAATCG encodes:
- the rpsR gene encoding 30S ribosomal protein S18; this translates as MSYFRRRLSPIKPGEPIDYKDVDLLRKFVTERGKILPRRITGLTSQQQRELTLAIKRSRIVALLPFINAEG